The following are encoded in a window of Arctopsyche grandis isolate Sample6627 chromosome 4, ASM5162203v2, whole genome shotgun sequence genomic DNA:
- the LOC143910651 gene encoding protein fem-1 homolog CG6966 translates to MDFKSVVYNAARDGNLTRLKVYLHGGRGKDELSMLVGAKTGGATPLVIACRNGHYDVAEYLIERCHADIEQPGSVMFDGETIEGAPPLWCAAAAGHLPLVKLLVSRGARVNSTTRTNSTPLRAACFDGHYDIVKYLVNNGADVEVANRHGHTCLMIACYKGHIRIAKFLLALKADVNRKSVKGNTALHDCAESGSLDILKLLLEHGATMDVDSYGMTPLLAASVTGHHHIVEHLIGLSGGARVSRQQRIDALELLGATYVDKKRDMAGAVQLWKRAMDDRFPADGDPLPKPTGAPRVEAYDYVEEVTDPTRLDDLLADPDEMRMQALVIRERILGPAHPDTSYYVRYRGAVYADAGRFGRCRSLWHRALDMQRAMLGPVSPMTQSSLHSFAELFSFMAHERTRPPSRGRVVPPVTFEDLNPVMEKAVDELGRGIALLNTRPSSERDQTLGAVQRVLLVCLHLASLMARLLDEPDRPEGVEHAIKQAVFSLVKMDIKVRNGQTALHLACIGDGIEGPRVSGSPGDLSGLVKLLLEVGADPNLRDAGGNTSLHLAAKNTPRQTEVVKGLLEGGAHIDIVNYYGETFEDIISESGQCVCNIVNPLKYKTLKCIAAHAVKCYRLHYKNVVPVSLYRTIITH, encoded by the exons GTGTATTTACATGGCGGTCGTGGCAAGGATGAGTTGAGCATGCTAGTCGGTGCGAAGACTGGTGGTGCAACCCCTCTCGTCATAGCCTGTCGAAACGGTCACTACGACGTTGCCGAGTATCTAATCGAACGCTGTCATGCAGACATAGAGCAACCTGGATCAG TGATGTTCGACGGTGAAACAATCGAAGGTGCTCCTCCGTTGTGGTGTGCGGCAGCAGCCGGTCATCTTCCATTAGTTAAACTATTAGTATCGAGAGGTGCTAGAGTGAATTCTACGACACGTACAAATTCCACTCCTCTTCGTGCTGCCTGTTTCGACGGACACTACGATATAGTCAAATATCTCGTTAACAATGGTGCAG ATGTTGAAGTTGCCAATCGACACGGTCACACCTGTCTGATGATAGCTTGTTATAAAGGTCACATAAGAATAGCAAAGTTTTTACTGGCATTAAAAGCAGACGTTAATCGAAAAAGCGTTAAAGGTAACACTGCTTTGCACGACTGCGCTGAAAGCGGATCTCTAGACATACTTAAACTTTTACTAGAACACGGTGCGACGATGGACGTCGATTCTTATG GAATGACTCCTTTACTTGCCGCTTCGGTGACCGGTCACCATCATATAGTCGAACATTTAATCGGGCTCAGCGGTGGAGCTCGCGTCTCTAGACAGCAACGAATTGATGCACTCGAACTCCTCGGTGCTACTTATGTTGATAAAAAAAGGGATATGGCCGGCGCTGTACAATTATGGAAACGAGCTATGGATGACAG atttcctGCCGACGGGGATCCGCTGCCCAAGCCGACCGGGGCACCTCGTGTAGAAGCATATGATTATGTCGAAGAAGTAACAGATCCTACTAGACTTGATGACTTATTAGCTGATCCTGATGAAATGAGAATGCAAGCACTTGTAATCAGAGAAAGAATTTTAG GTCCTGCTCATCCTGATACATCTTACTACGTTCGTTATCGCGGTGCTGTATACGCAGACGCTGGCCGCTTTGGTCGTTGTCGTTCACTATGGCATCGTGCTCTCGACATGCAAAGAGCTATGTTAGGTCCCGTATCGCCAATGACTCAATCTTCCCTCCACAGCTTCGCTGAACTATTCTCCTTTATGGCGCACGAAAGAACACGTCCACCATCGCGAG GACGCGTAGTTCCCCCCGTTACGTTTGAAGATTTGAACCCTGTGATGGAAAAAGCTGTGGATGAGCTGGGCAGAGGTATAGCCTTGTTAAATACACGACCCTCCAGTGAGAGGGATCAAACTTTAGGCGCAGTACAACGCGTGCTGCTGGTATGTCTACACCTGGCCAGTTTAATGGCGAGACTCTTAGATGAACCAGATAGACCTGAAGGCGTAGAACATGCTATTAAACAAGCAGTGTTTTCACTGGTCAAAATGGATATCAAG GTTCGAAATGGTCAGACTGCTCTTCATTTAGCCTGTATCGGAGACGGCATCGAAGGTCCGAGAGTTTCCGGAAGTCCAGGAGACTTGTCAGGATTAGTTAAATTACTTTTAGAAGTTGGCGCTGATCCCAATCTTCGAGATGCAGGCGGTAACACATCTCTACATCTTGCCGCTAAG AACACTCCGCGGCAAACTGAAGTAGTAAAAGGTCTTTTGGAAGGGGGCGCTCACATAGACATAGTGAACTACTACGGCGAAACATTCGAAGACATAATATCGGAGAGTGGACAGTGCGTTTGCAACATAGTCAACCCACTTAAATACAAAACCCTGAAGTGCATAGCTGCACACGCCGTAAAATGCTACAGGCTGCACTATAAGAATGTTGTGCCCGTTAGTTTATATCGCACGATAATCACTCATTGA
- the LOC143910617 gene encoding uncharacterized protein LOC143910617 isoform X1, with translation MHSKTHNKQHGIHLITFKMYSTKDTILVDRKYFVGIRNITDTCQMRELYSMFQDNVGDLRCLVSLGDGRAFVVFGHPDSAEKAVNKFKNYDFNGQSLKVLRFLDFWKNNPAPLIAKTVQTVDEKPVLNTVMDLKTMSKPYETKCRENPKKDETLDTISISNISSAFFWKVVCLKLSEIGNIQMIKVNDSNEIKSSEIVIKYKCSTSAAKAIKHFDRQTVEGNIIEIKFA, from the exons atgcattcaaaaacacacaataaacaacatgggatacatttaataa ctttcaaaatGTACAGTACCAAAGATACCATTTTGGTAGATCGTAAATACTTTGTCGGCATTCGCAATATCACCGATACGTGTCAGATGAGAGAACTGTATAGCATGTTTCAAGATAAT GTGGGTGATTTAAGATGTTTGGTGTCTTTAGGAGATGGACGAGCGTTTGTGGTCTTCGGGCATCCAGATTCGGCTGAGAAAGctgtgaataaatttaaaaactacgATTTTAACGGACAAAGTTTAAAAGTTCTCAGATTCTTGGATT TTTGGAAAAATAATCCTGCTCCACTCATTGCGAAAACTGTCCAAACAGTTGACGAAAAGCCTGTGTTGAACACTGTGATGGATCTCAAAACAATGTCAAAGCCCTATGAAACCAAATGTCGCGAAAATCCAAAGAAAGATGAAACCCTGGATACAATTTCGATAAGTAAT atttcaTCAGCGTTTTTTTGGAAGGTTGTCTGTTTAAAATTAAGCGAAATTGGCAATATTCAAATGATAAAGGTTAATGACAGTAACGAAATTAAGAGTTCAGAAATAGTCATTAAGTATAAATGTTCAACCAGCGCTGCCAAAGCTATCA AACATTTTGATAGACAAACTGTGGAAGGAAAcattattgaaatcaaatttGCTTAA
- the LOC143910617 gene encoding uncharacterized protein LOC143910617 isoform X2 — MYSTKDTILVDRKYFVGIRNITDTCQMRELYSMFQDNVGDLRCLVSLGDGRAFVVFGHPDSAEKAVNKFKNYDFNGQSLKVLRFLDFWKNNPAPLIAKTVQTVDEKPVLNTVMDLKTMSKPYETKCRENPKKDETLDTISISNISSAFFWKVVCLKLSEIGNIQMIKVNDSNEIKSSEIVIKYKCSTSAAKAIKHFDRQTVEGNIIEIKFA; from the exons atGTACAGTACCAAAGATACCATTTTGGTAGATCGTAAATACTTTGTCGGCATTCGCAATATCACCGATACGTGTCAGATGAGAGAACTGTATAGCATGTTTCAAGATAAT GTGGGTGATTTAAGATGTTTGGTGTCTTTAGGAGATGGACGAGCGTTTGTGGTCTTCGGGCATCCAGATTCGGCTGAGAAAGctgtgaataaatttaaaaactacgATTTTAACGGACAAAGTTTAAAAGTTCTCAGATTCTTGGATT TTTGGAAAAATAATCCTGCTCCACTCATTGCGAAAACTGTCCAAACAGTTGACGAAAAGCCTGTGTTGAACACTGTGATGGATCTCAAAACAATGTCAAAGCCCTATGAAACCAAATGTCGCGAAAATCCAAAGAAAGATGAAACCCTGGATACAATTTCGATAAGTAAT atttcaTCAGCGTTTTTTTGGAAGGTTGTCTGTTTAAAATTAAGCGAAATTGGCAATATTCAAATGATAAAGGTTAATGACAGTAACGAAATTAAGAGTTCAGAAATAGTCATTAAGTATAAATGTTCAACCAGCGCTGCCAAAGCTATCA AACATTTTGATAGACAAACTGTGGAAGGAAAcattattgaaatcaaatttGCTTAA